TCTGTAATAAATATCCTTCTATATGAAAATATTTATACCCCGAAAAAAATTCTTCTTTAATATCATTTGCCGTTAACTCAACTGCAGCTCCTAAAAAAGTAGCAAACGTTCTTTCAGAATCAGGCGTAACCATTGCTATTGCACAACCTGACTCGTTTTCGCTATTTAAAAGAATTGGAGAAATTCCACTACTTTTTAAATCAGTGCTAAAAAATGTTCCAAATTTATCTACACCAACTTTACCAATAAAGGCAGTTATTACACCAAGCTTTGCTAATCCGTGAATAGTATTTGCAGCACTTCCGCCCGAAGCTATAGTTTGAGGCATATCTTTTATTACCTCCAATACTTTTTGTGATGCCATTTTATCAACCAATTGCATACTTCCCTTAGGATACTCTAAATTACTTAATATCTCATCGTTATGCAACTTAGTCATAATATCTGTAAGTGCATTTCCAATACCAATTACTCCTGACATAAATTATAATTTTAAATTTTTTACAAATGTATTTTTATTTTATAAAAAATCCACTATTTTTGCAATCCCAAATTCCTCAGTAGCTCAGTTGGTCAGAGCACCTGACTGTTAATCAGGGGGTCCTTGGTTCAAGTCCAAGCTGGGGAGCTAGTTAAAAACCTTGTAATTAAAACATTGCAAGGTTTTTTGTTTTTATATAACTCAAATATAATTGCTTTATATATTAAATACAGTATTATAAATATCGGTGATATTATGTCTGATAAATTGTTAATATCTCAAATACCAACTTATTTCATTTTTAATATCTTTGTGTTTATACAATCTATAACTATTGAATATGAGCAAAATAGTAAATATTCTTTTAATCCTTGGATTAGTTTTAATAATCAGCTGTATAAAAAAAGAGGAAACAAATACACCTGAACCTATTTCAATTACAATGAATGCTACAGAGACTGCACTGGTTGGTCAATGGAGCTGGGATAGAACTGAAACATATAATAGCACAAATGGCTTATTGAGTACTATTCAGTATTCAAATGGCGATTACGAAACATATAATAACGGAAATCTTACAGGTACAGAGAATAATAATCCATCTTATTATTATTATAAATTTCTTAATACTTCTTATCAGAAAGAAGGAGTTAGTTTAGAACAAAGATGGTTTGATTTAAAATTAAATGCCAACGGGGATTTATCTGATGGAGCATGGGTTGTAAAAATTAATTATTCAGGTAGTGGTAAAGACTTTATTCAGGTTCCTTTTAACGCATATATTTACACATTATCTACAACTGAGTTAATTACCAGAAATAATACTAATTCTGAATTGTTTGGTACAATAATAAAGTATTATCATAAACTTTAGCATTGGTAATAGTCATCTTCTAATTCAATCAGGGTTTAAAAATTAAAAATGACTCCCGTATTCTTTAACAACCAATTAGAATTCAGAAAATGGTTAGAAAATAATCATGAAAAAGAAAAAGAATTATTGGTTGGATATTACAAAGTTGGTAGTGGTAAACAAAATATGACATGGTCGGAGTCAGTTGATCAGGCAATTTGTTATGGCTGGATAGATGGGGTTCGTAAATCTATCGACAAAAATAGTTATTGCATTAGATTTACACCAAGAAAACCAAAAAGTAACTGGAGTGAAATTAATATTAAAAAAGTAGAAGAATTAACAAAACAGGGACTAATGCACCCATCCGGAATAGCAATTTTTAATATTAGATTGCAAAATCATTCCGGTGTATATAGTTATGAAAACAGACCCGAAATACTTTCAGACGATTTTGAAAAGATATTCAAAGCAAACAAAAAAGCATGGAGTTTTTTTGAATTACAATCATCGTCGTATAAAAAAACTTTTTCACATTGGGTAATGAGCGCAAAACAAGAATCAACAAAAATTAACAGGCTTAATAAATTGATTAAACAAAGTGAATTAAAACAAAAATTGTTTTAAAAATAATAGTATTTTTAAATAAAAATATCAGAGATGAAAATAGAATGGTTAATGAATTATAGCCCTGTATTATTGGCATTCTGTGCTACAATGTTTACATGGTTTATAACAGCATTAGGAGCATCGATGGTCTTTTTCTTTAAAACAATTAACAAAAAAATTCTTAATTCGATGCTGGGATTTGCTGCAGGTGTAATGATAGCAGCAAGTTTCTGGTCGCTTCTTAAACCTGCAATAGAAATGGCAGAGGCAAGCGGAACAATACCATGGCTGCCAGCTTTAGTTGGATTTCTATCTGGCGGTGCATTTTTATTTTTAATAGATAAGCTATTACCTCATTTACATATGGGTTTATCTACAGATAAAGCAGAAGGAATAAAAACAACATGGCAAAGAAGTGTTCTTCTTGTTCTGGCTATCACACTTCATAATATTCCAGAAGGACTCGCGGTAGGTATAGCTTTTGGAGCATTAGCAAATAATCCTGATATAGGATTACTTACTGGTGCAATTGCTCTTACTATTGGTATTGGCTTGCAGAATTTTCCTGAGGGGGCAGCAGTATCTATTCCACTAAGACGAGAAGGTTTTTCAAGATTCAGAGCATTTAATTACGGTCAATTGTCAGGCATTGTTGAGCCTATTGCCGGAGTATTAGGAGCATATTTAGTTTTAACAATAACCCCTATTCTTCCTTATGCACTTTCGTTTGCTGCAGGCGCTATGATATTTGTTGTTGTAGAAGAGTTAATTCCCGAATCGCAATCAGGTAACGAAACTGACTTATCTACAATTGGCGCAATGTTAGGTTTTGCAACTATGATGTTACTTGATGTTTCATTAGGTTAACAAATCAAGTTGCTAGCTGAAATTCTTTCTCTAACATTTTACACAATACCTTAACTCTTTTTCAATAATTTCATTTATTTTGTCAGCCAAAGTATAAATCATAAAATGCCCTCCTCCTTCAATTTTATAATCAGGCTTAACAAATCTTAAAGGTAACATTTTATCTTTAGTACCATGTATGTGAATTATTTCCGAATTAGCGGCTTCAATTTTCCATGAAATTAGAGCATTCATTGCCCACTTCATAAACAAAGAATCCGAATCATTTAAAATCTCTGTAAGAAGTTTTCTCTCTTCATCGTTTGATGTACCAAACAAATCAAATAAAACCTTATTAGGTTTATTAAATAATTTTGCCGGAATAATTTTCTGTATTTTAAGTTTACCTGCAAATCTTAAATAATCGGGTATTTCATTTCTACTTTGCAGGCTTGAAATAACAATAGATTTAATTGGTTTTGTAAACGTTGTTAATTCATTAACAATAATTCCTCCAAAAGAAAGTCCAATTAAAATAAAAGGATTGGCAATGTCAATTTGATCAGATAGCCTTCGCACATAACTGCTTAATGACTCACACTTTTCTGGTGAAATCCATTTTATATGCTTTATTTTAAAACTATCCGGAAAAACTAATTTCCGAAATGCCCTTTCATCGGCTCCAAGACCGCTTATCAGATATATTGTTATTTCCTTATTCAAGTTCATCACAATTATACCTGAAACCTCAATACTGTTTTAAGTTTATCTGGACTTACCTTTCTGGCATCCGACAAATAAATTTCTCGATGAATTTTGCATTTTCTTTTTAACAATTGTTCCTGAGCAAATAATTCCATTTTTTTAAAGCTTTCTGGTTCACTATCATAACTTCCACAATGCAACATCTGCACACATTTTCCTTCTTCAATAATTTCGAAATTTACTTTATTAAGCAACACATTAGGTTTCTTTTTTTTGGTTCTTTCAATAATTTCATTTGCAAAATCAGCATTCACAAAATCGGGTTGCCTCATCATTAAGGTAAAAACTAATGTGTTTTTATCAATAATACCATTAAAGTTATTCTTTGCCTCTTCGTCAATATCCCATACGCCCTCTAAAGGATAAACAGTATAATCAAAATAATTCTTTGGTTCAATATTTTGTTTCTGGCTCATTTTAATTCCATACGAAAGCGAATATAAGACTCCTATGTATTCTGCAAAAAAATCATCATTCGGATTTCCTTTGCCTTTTATTGTATAAAATTTAAATTCTGGAATAGTAATAATTTCTGGTTTGTTTTTCGGAAGATAAAATTCTTTTTCTTTTTTTTTCCATTCATGTTTCATATAGTAATCTGTTATTTATAGCTTATAATTTTACAAATTTTGTATAAACACTTTGTTTCTGACTATTTATTTTAATAACATAAACTCCGCTTTTAAATAAGGACACATTTAATTCAGTATTTGCTTCGTTAATTTCTATACTTTGTAACAATTTACTATTTATATCGAAAACTTCAACAGTTTTTTTATTAATTGTAATATCAGTATTAATATATAATTTATCAGTTGCCGGATTAGGGTAAATTGTTAAATTAAAATCTGCTTCATGTTCAGTTATTCCCATTACAGGATTTACTTTTAATATCCAGCCATCAGCACTTCCATGATTTAATGTAACATCAAAATTAGTTGAATATGTAAAACCAGTAACAACAAAAAGATTTGCAGATTCTTCAAAAACATTGAAACTTTCATCCTGTCCCGAACCACCACAACATCTTTGTCCTAGTAACACACCTGAGGAATTAACTCTTGCAACCCAAATATCAGGATCAAAAAAACTTCCTGTATGAAAACCTGACACATCGCCATTATTTGAAGCAGTTAATCCACACATAACAAAGCCACCATCAGATGTTCTTGTTAATCCGTTTGCCTGATCATCATTATCACCTCCATAACATTTTGCCCAATTAAGTGTTCCGTCAGTATTAAGTTTTAATAACCAAAAATCGTCAGTCCCCTGTGAACCATGGTGTCCTGTAATATTCCCATTATTATGACTACTTGTATAACCCAATACTGAGTATGTTCCATCAGTTAGCTGAACAATTGCATTTCCTTCTTCTGTTCCCGAACCTCCGTAACATTTTACCCAATCAATTTGAAGTGTTGAATTAAGCTTTGCAATAAGCATATCAGAACCACTATTGTAACCTGTAACATCACCGTCATTTGAATAAGTTCTGCCTGTTAAAACACAACCCTGATCGGAAGTTAAGTACATATTTATTCCTTCATCAGTGTTTGTACCGCCTACACATTTTTGATATAACAATGTGCCTGTATTGCTGATTTTGATTGCCCAAAAATCATTATAACCTGTGCCATGATTACCACTTACATCACCATCATTTGAATACGTTGTTCCTGCAATATAAAACTCTTCGGAGGTAGTCATTGCAATAGCTTTTCCTTCATCATCATTTGTTCCTCCGTAACATTTATTCCAAATCAAAGTTCCTGCTGAATTTAATTTTAAAACCCAAAAATCACTGTAATAATTTGCACCATGATGACCTGTAACATCTCCATCATTAGAATCTGCCCATCCAGCAACCATAAAGCCTCCATCAGATGTTTGTATTATATCATAACCTTGCTCATCGCTTGTACCACCATACAATTTTGACCATACTATAGTTCCTGCCGAATTTGTTTTTGCAACCCATAAATCATTTTCTCCATGATTAGAACTAACATCACCATCATTAGATTTAGAAAACCCTACAAATGCATAACCACCATCTGTTGTTTTAATTGTTTTACAGGCATATTCATGATCAGTTCCACCATAGGTTTTTTGCCAATACAGTTGTGCATTAATATTGTTAAAAACAAATACCATTAAAATAAAAAAGTATAATTTTTTCATATATTAATTAATTAGTTACACAAAAATATAATAAAGTAGCAATTTAATGACAATTAGTTTAATAAAAAAAAAAACCATTTTCAACCAATAGTAACTTTTAATATACATTCTGGATAAAACGACATATGAATTCAACTAAATAATAATGTGCCCAATATTTTCAAACAAACAAACATGAATTTTACTTACATATACGTCTAATATTCATACTAATACAAACATTAAGTGATTTTATATCTGTACAACATATATAAAATACTTACATCTCATTTATAATTTGATGAGCAAAATATCCCATTAATATATTTTTTCGCAGCTTTGGTAGATTACATTTTTTAATACTTCTTTTCTATATTAATTTTAAATAAAATTAAAAAATATGAAACTTATATTTGTTATTACAATATTTCTCAGCATCCAGATAATCCTATTTGGGCAAAACACTAAAAGAGAATATTCTACTACCAGAACATCTGTTATACCAAAAATTGATGGAATTCTTGATGATATTTGTTGGCAGAAAGCTTTTTCAGCAGAAAATCTGCAACAATTGAGACCTATTGAAGGTGCAAATGCAACAATGAGTACAGTTGTTAAGGTTTTGTATGACAATAATGCCATTTATGTTTATGCGATGATGTATGACCCTTCTCCTGATAGCATTAAAAATGAATTGGGTGCAAGAGATAATATGAGTGTAAATGCGGACGCATTTTATATTGGATTTATACCATATAATCGTTTGGATGCATATGTTTTTGGACTTACCGCATCAGGTATTCAATGCGACGTAAGAGATTCCGATCCGACTTATGATGCAGTGTGGGAAAGTGCCGTAAAAATAAATGATAAAGGCTGGGCTGCTGAAATGAAGATTCCATATTCTGCAATTCGCTTTCCCTCAGAAGAAAAACAATCATGGGGATTTCAATTTACACGTGACATAAAACGTAACGGAGAATATGATCAGTGGGCACTTACTCCGCCTACATTATCAAATTCCAGACTAAACTGGGGAACAATTAACAATTTAGAAAATATTAAAGCACCATTGAGACTTTCTTTAACGCCATTCATTTCCGGTTATTATGAAAACGTTCCTCAGTTTTATGGCAATGATGTAAAATATAACAATACATACTCATATAACTTTGGTGCCGATCTTAAATATGGAATAGATGAAAAATTTACTCTGGACTTAACACTTATGCCAGATTTTAATCAGGTTCAGTCTGATAACAAAGTTAAAAACCTTGGTTATAACGAAATTACATATAATGAAAATCGCCCTTTCTTTAAAGAAGGCACTGAACTTTTTACTAAAAATGCTTTATTCTACTCAAGAAGAATCGGACAGACACCGTCAGGGTATTATGCAGCACAATACAATTTACAGGAAAACGAAATGCTGAAAGCAAATCCATCAAAAACTAGATTATTGAACGCTGTTAAAATATCAGGCAGAAATAATAATGGAGTTGGAATAGGATTCTTTAATGCTATTACCGATAATACTTTTGCTATTGCAGAAGATTCAACAGGAAACATAAGAAAAATATTAACAGAACCTTTAACAAATTACAACATACTTGTTTTTGATCAACAGTTAAAAAATAATTCTTCTTTTTATCTTATTAACACAAATGTTATAAGAGCAAAAGATTATCCGGCAGCAAATGTTACTGGAAGCGGCTTTACATTCAATAACAAGAAAAACACATATGCAATTGATGGTAGTGTAGCGCTTAGTCAGATTTTTTCGAAGCAGGATTCAACACCTGATATGTTTAACGATAAAATGGGGTACAGATATTTTATAGGTGCAAGAAAGTCGAGTGGAAATATTTTATTTGGCATTTCCCACACAATGATTAATAAATCTTACGATTCTCGCGATATGGGGTATTTTGTTATCGGAAACAGAGCAATAGAAAGATTTTATTTTAATTATAACATTTATAAACCAAATAATCTCTTTCAGAATTCATATAATTCCATTTCTATGGATTATGGCACAAATCCCGTTACCGGCAAAATGATTACTTCTCAGGTAAATGTTAATTTATATTTTACACTTCTTGATTTTAGTAATTTTAATATCGGCGCAAATTGTGCTCCTTTTAGTGTTTATGATTATTATGAACCAAGAGTAGCTGGAAGATATTCCAAAACTTTCAGATATTATTATGCCTATGCCGACTTTAATACAGATACAAGAAAAGCACTTGCACTTGAATTCCATCTTGAAGGTGGGGATTTTTTAGAAAATTTCAGAGGTGTTGGATTTGGTAACCAAACCGGAATAAGATACAGATTTAATAACAGGCTTCAGGCTAAATATATTTTCAATTATAATAACGATTCTTACAATATTGGCTTTGCAGATATTTATAACGATCAAATAATATATGGTGGAAGAAAACTTATTACTTTTATAAACAGTTTAAGCTGCCAGTATCTGTTTACAAAAGACATGAACATTTCTGTTACTGCCCGTCACTATTGGAATACAGGAGAATATAAAAAATACTATTCCTTATTGGAAAATGGAGGTATTTCTGAAACATCAGATTATTCCGGAAATAATAACTTTAACTTTAATTTATTTAACATTGATTTAATTTATAGCTGGCAATTTGCTCCAGGAAGCACTATGTCTGTTGTATATAAAAATGCTATCGAATCTGAAACAGGCGAAATAATACACAATTATTCCAGTAATTTTAAAAACACATTTGATTCTCCCCAAACAAATAGTCTTTCATTAAAAATATTGTATTATTTAGATTATCAATATCTGAACAAATTAAAAAAGGAAGCCTAGAACTTAAAACAGAAAAAGGAAACTACTACTTGTCAAAATAAATTAATATACCTTGTAAAAATCATAAAAACTCTGAAATAAAATTTTCTTTTAATTTAAGCTTGATTTTCAAAAAGATAAAAATTACATTTACATTTGAAATTCAATTTACTAACTTAAATTATTTACCTATGAAGAAAAATTTTATTCTTTTAATTGTTCTTGCTTTTATAACTACAAACACATTTTCCCAGAAGCTCGATAAATTCGGTGCTGACTTGGGAAAGAAAAGTGTAATGGGAAAAGAAGTAAGACTTCCGTACACAGATATTATCAGTTATTACGGATACATTGCTAAAGGCGCAACACCAGATGAAACAAAAGATGGCAAAAAGTATTATTATCTCTATTTATGGGTTTCAGTAGCAGCACCAGAAATTGGAGTAAGAATGATTTCTCCGGTTCCTGCTAAAATGATTCCCGAAGAAGGTGATTTTAAAAGTGCTGATTACGATAAAAACACAAGCGATGTGTCTAATTATTTTGACACATGGATTTCTCTTGAGAAAGCATCGGGAATTACCTCTATTGATGACATTTCAAGCAAAATAAGCGGTGCAAAATGGAACCTTTTTGACCAGAATGATGACAGTGGCGAAATGCCAGCTCAACCATCTGGAAGTAAGTACAATTCATTAATGCGTATTACCAGTAGTACAGCAGATCCATTAAAATCTCTTACAATTGGTCTTTACAGAATTGGTTTTACTACTTACAAAACCGGTGAAGTGCAAGGTAGTTTCTTAGCACAAATCGGAGCACCTGTAAAAATTCCCGGAATAATGATTGCAAAAGATGTTCAAACCCTTGTAAAAATGCTAACCGAAAAGAAATAACAATAAATACATTATTTAAAAAGCCATCCGCATTGGATGGCTTTTTTGTTTTATTTCCTTGCCCTAATAATAAGACTATGATTTATTGTTTTTAATAATCTTAACAGACTCTTTTTTATTATTTAAAGAATTGATTACAGTAATAATATATATCCCATTTCTGAAATTTGTTATATCCACTTTATTTCTTTTATCAAATATTTTTCCCTGACTTACAATTAAACCATTTAAGTTTGCCATTTGATACGTAAAAACTCCTGATTTCTGCAGATCAATATTAATATAATCCTGTGCTGGATTAGGGTACACACTTTCAATTATTTCCATTTCTTCCTTATCAAAAGTCAATTCTAAATTATCATTTATTTTGCTAACATAACCAGAAATAATAGTATCAGGGATAATATTATTAACGATAACACCGTACAGTTTTTTCATCTCATCTTTGTAAGGATGAAGCCTGATAATTGTTGTATCGCTACTCATGTAAGCTATTAGCTTTTTATAATTCCCTTTTCTGACTTCATTCTCAACAGAACACATCTGCGACCAGGAACTATTAAGTCCATAAATTAGGCTATCAGAAATTTTAACAGCATAAATGTAATAATAGCCTTCTTTTATTTTTTCACTGAAATAAAAGAGCCCCCTGTATTTTGATACTGAACCATAAAACAAAGTATCGCCAGTATTATTTGTTATGAGATTAAAATTTTTATTTGAAGTTATAGTTAAATGCAAGCTGTCTTTTTCCCTTTTTATTATCAGCTCATTTCCTAATATTTTTGTAAGTTCTTTGTTTTTCTTTGGAAACGGAGAATCATAAGTTGTTTCTGCATTGTCGCATGAATTAAAAATCACAATTAATGCAAAGTTGCATAATATCCAGATTGTTTTCATAATTTTAAAATTAGAGGATTTATACTAAACAAAAAGCAATTAATTGTTTTCATTTAATAAAAATACTTCAAAAAAGTAACCTTAATAAAGGAAGTATTTTTCTCTTTATTAAATATTGAAAAAAATATTTTTTATGTGCAACTTTAATTACTGCCCCTCACAATATTTCTTTATCTCATCGCTTTGTGAAAAACCGCTCATTTCTTGATATATTTTAAAATCTGAACATGCCCCATCCTTGTCAAAAATGGCTTTCTTTGAATATGCTCTACTTAAATAATACATGTAAAATTTGGGTTTTAATTCAATCGCTTTATTAAAATCATCGACTGATTCTTTTAATTTTCCAATTTTATAATATGAATAACCTCTTATATTATAATAATTATCGTTTTTTGAGTTCAATTCAATTGCCGAACTATAATTCTTAATTGCTCCTATATAATCCTGAGTTGCAAATTTCTTAAATCCACTATCAGCATATTGTTCGGCAGTTTGAGCATAACTATTTTTAGTTGTTAAACAAAATAAAAATGTAAAAAAAATAAGAAATAAGAACTTTTTCATTTTGCAAACACTTAAATTACTGAATAACAAATATAATTTTTTTAATTAATATTATATCTGGTTTATAGATGAAAATTCTGCTTTCATAGATTGTATTTGCTTTTTATAAGTAAATATGGTTATTTCGTATAAAATATTAATTAAATGAAAAAAAATATAATTATTCTATCGCATCTAATATTTTGGCTCATAGTTATTTCTGTTGGGCTTTTTCCAGTAATTACTGTTGAAGATCCGGTTAAGGTTCACAGAGCTCTGGTCGATGAGGCATTCCTAAATCCAATGGTTGCAATTATATTTTATATTTTTTATTTATGGGTTGCTCCAAAAACTCTTTCTAGAAAAAAAATAGGTCTTTTTATGTTAGTGTTTTTTGTAACTGTAACACTGTACACAACATTAATTATGCAATTTTACCCTAAATTATTATATAGTATAATTTCTCCTCCTGAAAAGCCAATTTCAATGATAAGATGGTATGCATCATCATTTACTTTACATTTTATGTATGCATTATGGGGCACAATGTTTCGCTTTACTATAGATTGGTTTGAAAGCAACCAGAAACAAAAGGAATTGGAAAAACAAAATATCACAGGAGAACTTGCATTATTGCGATCACAAATTAACCCACACTTTCTTTTCAACACTTTAAATAATATTAATTCATTTGTTAATCGTGATCCAGAAGTTACCTCCTCGGGTATAATTAAGCTTTCTGAAATTATGCGTTACATGCTATATGATGCAGATGTAAATAAAGTTTTACTCGATAAAGAAATTTCATATATTAAAAGTTATATCGATTTACAAAAACTAAGATTAAAAGATCCAAATTTCGTAACTTTTAATATTGATGGTATAACTGAAGGTATGACTATCCCTCCATTATTATTAGTTCCATTTATCGAGAATGCATTTAAGCATGGGAAAAAAAATATTGAAAGTCCGGGAATTATTATTTCTTTAAAAGTCACAGGTAATATTCTGTATTTTGTTTGTAAAAATCATATTCTTTCTGCTGATGATAACAAGCAGGAACAAGGAGGTTTTGGACTTAAAAACATTAAACGAAGGTTAGATTTATTATATGGAAAAAATTATAGTTTAGATATTCTTTCAGAAAACGAAGTTTTTATTGTCAAATTAACAATCAGAGATTATGAAAATCAGATGTATAGCGATTGACGATGAACCACCTGCACTTGTGCAGATGGAAGAATTCATTTCCAGGGTACCATTTCTGGAGCTTATTCACACTTTTGATAATGGTATTTCTGCTATCGAATTTCTAAAAGAAACAGAAATAGATTTAATTTTTCTTGATATAGAAATGGAAGGTTTTACGGGTATTCAAATGCTTAAGGTAATTAAAAACAAGCCATTTGTAATTTTAACTACCGCCTATGACCAGTATGCCATTCAGGCATTCGACCTTGATGTAACCGATTACCTTTTGAAACCAATTTCATTTGAAAGATTTTACAAATCAGTTGAGAAAGTATATGATATTATTAATGAGAAGAAACAGCCTGCAACTTCAGTTACTCAGGCAATTTCCAATGAAGAGAAAAATTACATTTTTGTAAAAACAGAGTACAGAATGCAAAGGGTTGACTTTAAAGATATACTTTACATTGAAGG
The window above is part of the Bacteroidia bacterium genome. Proteins encoded here:
- a CDS encoding histidine kinase translates to MKKNIIILSHLIFWLIVISVGLFPVITVEDPVKVHRALVDEAFLNPMVAIIFYIFYLWVAPKTLSRKKIGLFMLVFFVTVTLYTTLIMQFYPKLLYSIISPPEKPISMIRWYASSFTLHFMYALWGTMFRFTIDWFESNQKQKELEKQNITGELALLRSQINPHFLFNTLNNINSFVNRDPEVTSSGIIKLSEIMRYMLYDADVNKVLLDKEISYIKSYIDLQKLRLKDPNFVTFNIDGITEGMTIPPLLLVPFIENAFKHGKKNIESPGIIISLKVTGNILYFVCKNHILSADDNKQEQGGFGLKNIKRRLDLLYGKNYSLDILSENEVFIVKLTIRDYENQMYSD
- a CDS encoding response regulator transcription factor, with product MKIRCIAIDDEPPALVQMEEFISRVPFLELIHTFDNGISAIEFLKETEIDLIFLDIEMEGFTGIQMLKVIKNKPFVILTTAYDQYAIQAFDLDVTDYLLKPISFERFYKSVEKVYDIINEKKQPATSVTQAISNEEKNYIFVKTEYRMQRVDFKDILYIEGLKEYLIIKMVTGRVITLQSFKHMEEMLPASKFIRVHKSYMVAIDKIEFIERNRIKIADKLIPVGDTYKKIFYETLGNKET